In a genomic window of Scyliorhinus torazame isolate Kashiwa2021f chromosome 5, sScyTor2.1, whole genome shotgun sequence:
- the LOC140420081 gene encoding uncharacterized protein codes for MEKPWKCEDCEKGFKDRHELERHQRSHTGERPFTCTQCEKGFTIIGNLRRHERVHTGERPFTCSDCGKGFTRLCNLQSHQRVHTREGPFICSVCGKGFTQLHYLENHQRVHSGEKPFICPVCDKRFAQLSYLQNHQRVHTGERPFICTVCDKGFTRLSHLKIHQSAHTGERPFICSVCDKGFTQASHLQAHQRLHTGEKPYICTVCDKGFTQLSGLRSHNVTHTKSRPFKCSDCRRGFKSSQRLMSHRRIHTEERPFSCSHCTKRFRTSSNLMKHERGHTGESPFTSPTGKSVTRSSLAEPQSHSHQSETL; via the coding sequence atggagaaaccatggaaatgtgaggactgtgagaAAGGATTCAAAGACCGACatgagctggaaaggcatcaacgcagtcacaccggggagaggcctttcacctgcactcagtgtgaaaagggattcactatcattggcaacctgcggagacacgaacgagttcacactggagagaggccattcacctgctctgactgtgggaagggattcactcggttatgtaacctgcagagccaccagagagttcacaccagggaggggccattcatctgctctgtgtgtgggaagggattcactcagttacactACCTGgagaaccaccagcgagttcactccggggagaagccattcatctgcccTGTGTGTGATAagcgattcgctcagttatcctacctgcagaaccaccagcgagttcacaccggggagaggccattcatctgcactgtgtgtgataagggattcactcggttatcccacctgaagatacaccagagcgctcacaccggggagaggccattcatctgctctgtgtgtgataagggattcactcaggcttcccacctgcaggcacaccagcgacttcacacgggGGAGAAGCCgtacatctgcactgtgtgtgataagggattcactcaattatccggcctgcgtagccacaatgtcactcacaccaagagcaggccctttaaatgctctgactgcaggaggggtttcaaaagctcacagcgactgatgtcccaccggcgcattcacactgaggagagaccgttcagctgctctcactgcacaaagaggtttagaacctcatccaacctgatgaaacacgagcgcggtcacaccggggagagcccgttcacctctccgactgggaaaagcgtcactcggtcatcacttgctgaaccacaatctcactcacaccaatcagagaccctttaa
- the LOC140420080 gene encoding uncharacterized protein codes for MEKPWKCEDCGKGFKDPYGLERHQRSHTGERPFTCSQCEKGFTDIAHLRRHERVHTGERPFTCSQCEKGFTDIGNLRRHDRVHTGERPFTCSDCGKGFTQLSSLQRHQRVHTGERPFTCSDCGKGFTQLSSLQSHQRVHTGERPFTCSHCEKGFTDIGNLRKHERIHTGERPFTCSQCEKGFTDVSNLRTHERVHTGERPFTCSDCEKGFTHLSSLQRHQRVHTGERPFICTVCDMGFTELSNLLKHNVTHTKSRPFKCSDCRRGFKSSQLLISHQRIHFEERPFSCSHCTKSFRTSSNLMKHERCHTGESPFTSPTGKRFTRSSLAEPQCQSHQ; via the coding sequence atggagaaaccatggaaatgtgaggattgtgggaagggattcaaagaccCGTatgggctggaaaggcatcaacgcagtcacactggggagaggccgttcacctgctctcagtgtgaaaagggattcactgacattgcccacctgcggagacacgaacgggttcacacaggagagaggcctttcacctgctctcagtgtgaaaagggattcactgacattggcaacctgcggagacacgatcgagttcacactggggagaggccgttcacctgctctgactgtgggaagggattcactcagttatccagcctgcagagacaccagcgagttcatactggggagaggccattcacctgctctgactgtgggaagggattcactcagttatccagcctgcagagccaccagagagttcacactggggagaggcctttcacctgctcccactgtgaaaagggattcactgacattggcaacctgcggaaacacgaacgaattcacactggagagaggcctttcacctgctctcagtgtgaaaagggattcactgacgttagcaacctgcggacacacgaacgagttcacactggggagcggcctttcacctgctctgactgtgagaagggattcactcacttatccagcctgcagagacaccagagagttcacaccggggagaggccattcatctgcactgtgtgtgatatgggattcactgaattatccaacctgctgaaacacaatgtcactcacaccaagagcaggccctttaaatgctctgactgcaggaggggtttcaaaagctctcagctactgatatcccaccagcgcattcactttgaggagagaccgttcagctgttctcactgcacaaagagctttagaacctcatccaacctgatgaaacacgagcgatgtcacaccggggagagcccgttcacctctccgactgggaaaagattcactcggtcatcacttgctgagccacaatgtcagtcacaccaatga